A section of the Ovis canadensis isolate MfBH-ARS-UI-01 breed Bighorn chromosome 1, ARS-UI_OviCan_v2, whole genome shotgun sequence genome encodes:
- the CYB5RL gene encoding NADH-cytochrome b5 reductase-like isoform X3: MMDQGEEGDEEEAWLQLRPVEPLPSQCCGSGCSPCVFDVYQRDLARWEAARASKDRSLLSREETQSCPSKLSPETFLAFLISAVDRLTEDTYLVRFALPGNSQLGLRPGQHLILRGTVDDLEIQRAYTPISPANAEGYFEVLIKCYQTGLMSRYVKSWKAGDTAFWRGPFGGFFYKPNQFHGSFARLWKPLPKYTL, from the exons ATGATGGACCAGGGGGAGGAAGGTGACGAAGAGGAAGCCTGGCTGCAGCTTCGACCGGTAGAGCCTTTGCCCTCGCAGTGCTGCGGCAGTGGCTGCTCGCCCTGTGTGTTTGATGTCTACCAGCGAGACCTGGCAAGGTGGGAGGCTGCCCGAGCCAGCAAGGACAGGAGCCTGCTGAGTAGGGAAGAGACACAG AGTTGCCCTTCCAAGCTGAGCCCAGAGACCTTCCTGGCCTTCCTCATCAGTGCTGTGGACAGGCTCACCGAGGACACCTACCTTGTCCGGTTTGCACTACCCGGGAACAGCCAGCTCGGCCTGCGGCCTGGCCAGCACCTCATCCTACG AGGGACAGTAGATGACTTAGAAATTCAGAGAGCCTATACGCCCATCAGCCCCGCCAATGCAGAAGGATACTTTGAAGTTTTAATCAAG TGCTACCAGACTGGGCTGATGTCCCGGTATGTCAAGTCCtggaaagcaggagacacagctttctGGAGAGGACCCTTCGGAGGCTTCTTCTATAAACCAAACCAG TTTCATGGGTCATTTGCAAGATTATGGAAACCACTCCCTAAGTATACCTTGTGA